In Macadamia integrifolia cultivar HAES 741 chromosome 13, SCU_Mint_v3, whole genome shotgun sequence, one DNA window encodes the following:
- the LOC122059016 gene encoding uncharacterized protein LOC122059016 codes for MTEVDSGIKGLTVYEVMNVYLPKEKSELKAYIDELKVLLDSYGVTRICDGWTGPKRKFVINFIVYYDGRTIFVKSIDASKERNDAKYIYKLLKEVVKEVGIKNVVQIVTNSGSNYKKARLKMLNNPRFQLFWTPCVAHCIDLMLKDMGKLKIVKIVVERARQVSIFVYNHGFSLNLLREKCRGDLVKPNLTRFATNYITLQSFESKKVGLRSMFTSEEWFGWREAESLGGREA; via the coding sequence ATGACTGAGGTCGATTCAGGGATAAAGGGGCTGACTGTATATGAGGTGATGAATGTATATTTGCCTAAGGAGAAGAGTGAGTTGAAAGCATATATTGATGAGTTAAAAGTTTTGTTGGATAGTTATGGGGTAACCAGAATTTGTGATGGTTGGACAGGGCCCAAGAGAAAGTTCGTTATCAATTTTATAGTTTATTATGATGGTAGAACCATTTTTGTAAAGTCTATTGATGCATCTAAGGAAAGAAATGATgcaaaatatatttacaagcttTTGAAGGAGGTTGTGAAAGAAGTCGGGATAAAGAATGTTGTTCAGATTGTGACTAATAGTGGAAGTAACTACAAGAAGGCCAGACTAAAAATGCTGAACAACCCCAGATTCCAACTCTTTTGGACTCCTTGTGTAGCACACTGCATTGACCTAATGTTGAAGGACATGGGGAAACTGAAAATTGTGAAGATTGTTGTTGAAAGGGCTAGGCAAGTGAGCATATTTGTCTATAATCATGGGTTCTCATTGAATCTATTAAGGGAGAAGTGCAGGGGTGACTTGGTCAAGCCCAATCTCACAAGATTTGCTACCAATTATATTACACTCCAGagttttgaatccaagaaaGTTGGTCTTCGATCCATGTTCACATCTGAGGAGTGGTTTGGTTGGAGGGAAGCagaatcacttggtggtagggaGGCATAG
- the LOC122059015 gene encoding glycine-rich protein 5-like: protein MKAYAIALIACGATIVAVLVVYLLICLCKRDPKKEKNNQSYRPSSSPLPVYSNVQPSRGISNKGTKDGGMVLMVGAGATLASAAAVDVITCTTDGNSKDTGGGDGGGTSNGGGAVGAGSHGGGGGGHGGGVHGDHGHGGGHDSGGYGGGHGGGGGGGGGGGGGGGGGGGCGGGGCEQQSRGVNNKGTKDGGIVLMVGAGAALATAAAVEVITSNGNSCDTGGGGGGCGGGGGCGGGCGGG from the exons ATGAAGGCTTATGCTATAGCTCTCATTGCCTGTGGTGCTACGATTGTAGCTGTTTTAGTGGTGTATCTGTTGATCTGTCTTTGCAAAAGAGAtcctaagaaagaaaagaacaaccaaagCTATAGGCCAagttcttctcctcttcctgtTTATAGCAATGTTCAGCCAAGTCGAGGAATTAGCAATAAGGGTACCAAAGATGGTGGCATGGTTCTTATGGTGGGTGCTGGAGCTACTTTAgcttctgctgctgctgtagATGTTATCACTTGTACTACAGATGGAAACTCTAAGGATACTGGTGGTGGGGATGGTGGTGGTACTAGCAATGGTGGAGGTGCTGTTGGTGCTGGTAGTCATGGTGGTGGAGGCGGTGGCCATGGTGGTGGTGTCCATGGTGATCATGGCCATGGTGGTGGCCATGATAGTGGGGGTTATGGTGGTGGCCATGGTGGTGGAggcggcggtggcggtggcggtggcggtggcggcgGTGGCGGCGGcggatgtggtggtggtggctg TGAGCAACAAAGTCGAGGAGTTAACAATAAGGGTACCAAAGATGGTGGCATAGTTCTAATGGTGGGTGCTGGCGCTGCTTTagctactgctgctgctgtagAAGTCATCACTAGTAATGGAAACTCTTGCGATACTGGAGGTGGGGGTGGTggctgtggtggtggtggtggttgtggcGGCGGATGTGGTGGTGGCTAG